In Mustela nigripes isolate SB6536 chromosome 2, MUSNIG.SB6536, whole genome shotgun sequence, a single window of DNA contains:
- the ZBED2 gene encoding zinc finger BED domain-containing protein 2 encodes MRREEEEEEGTRMKAKGDLEMKEEEAVSEKGEQVGPFMRAMPAPLPHNKGTRFSEVWEYFHLAPVRAGHHPNQYATCRLCGRQVSRGPGVNVGTTALWKHLKSMHREELERTGHGQVGQRKDPRPQGPQLPIGIEGDWAQLLEQVGALALWASQREKEVLRRERAVEWRERAVERRERALEEVEKAILEMKWKVRAEKEACQREQEQPALAHPFHFV; translated from the coding sequence ATGAGgcgggaagaggaggaagaggagggaaccAGGATGAAAGCAAAAGGAGACCTAGAGatgaaggaagaagaggcagTGAGTGAGAAGGGAGAACAGGTTGGCCCTTTCATGAGAGCTATGCCCGCCCCTCTGCCGCACAACAAGGGGACCCGGTTTTCAGAGGTATGGGAGTATTTCCACCTGGCCCCTGTTCGTGCCGGCCACCACCCCAACCAATATGCCACCTGCCGCCTGTGCGGCAGGCAGGTGAGCCGTGGCCCCGGGGTTAACGTGGGCACCACAGCCTTGTGGAAACATCTGAAGAGCATGCATAGAGAGGAGCTAGAGAGGACTGGCCATGGTCAGGTGGGGCAGCGCAAGGACCCGaggccccaggggccccagctccCCATAGGGATCGAGGGTGACTGGGCCCAGCTCCTGGAGCAGGTGGGGGCCCTGGCGTTGTGGGCCAGCCAAAGGGAAAAGGAGGTGCTTAGGAGGGAGAGGGCCGTGGAATGGCGGGAGAGGGCAGTGGAAAGGCGAGAGCGAGCCCTGGAGGAGGTAGAGAAGGCCATCCTGGAGATGAAATGGAAGGTGAGGGCCGAGAAGGAAGCCTgtcagagggagcaggagcagccTGCCTTAGCGCATCCCTTCCATTTTGTGTAA